CGGAAATTCGGCTGGTGCCGGCCTCGGTGCAATATTTGTAAAGCCGCTCACAGCAATGATTTCGCAGGTTTTACGGTACCCACGCCGCTATCCCGACCCGGCATTTCCAGCAGCCGGATTCACCTCGGCCGGCACCGGGCATATGTCTTGCACATAGTTCAGCGTAACGAAGCTACTTCAGCTTTATTCAACGCAAAGGGGAGAAGACTCATGGCATGGAATCTGTTATTCACATCCGACATCGGCTTGCTCAGCTTGTTCACCATCGTGTTTATTCTGGGGATGGCGGTCTATCTGATTCGCTACGCCTCGAAACATTCGCACGACGAAGAGAAAGAAGCGCAAGCCGCCAACATCCATCTGCCGGGCGCACGCTAGCCAGGTTGCCGGCCAGCGCCGGCATCAAGGCCAAGCCAGTAAAGAGGGCGGTATCAGCGTCCCGCTGGCCGTCTGATCAATAGCGCCGAACGGTGCCGCCGTCGTCGATATGCAGGCGGTCGCCGATGCGCAGATCGACGAAATCGGTGTTCTGGATCACCGTCTGATAGCCGCCGTTTTCCATCCGGATGGTGAGCCGGAACTGGTCGCCCTGCGGCTGGTTCTGCTTCTCGATTTCATGTCCGATCAGCGCGCCGCCAGCGGCGCCGATGACGGTGGCCGCCGTGTTGCCGTTGCCTTCGCCCACCTGATGGCCGATGATCCCGCCGATCACGGCGCCGGCGATGGCACCAACACCAATGCCGCTATTGTTCTCATGCCGGATCAGGTCGATGGCCTGAACCGAGCCGTAGCCCGGGTACAAGTCACGCGAATAAGCCACCGGCGGATAATCTTTTTCCCAACCCGGCCCATAGATCGGCGCGCAACCGCTGATCGCCAGTACCCCTGCCAAGCCCAGCGCCGACATTAATTTTCTCGATGCATTCACGGTCATCTTCTCCATGGCCCGGCCGTGCAAACCATGCGCCGGGGATTTGTATTTTTCTGGTTTTCAAAGCGCCTCGATCCCGAAAATGCGGCGCTGATTACAACGAAGGTATCGTGCCGCAACTGCGTGCCAAGTACAACGTCGGCAACCAGATATTCTGCAGCTAACCTAGCGGGCAGACATTTCAGTTTTGAGCAAAATTTCCGGTTGACCGCAGCATTCGCACGCCATGACGCCACCGAGACGAGAAGCCGTCAGCCCACGAAGCCATCCCCGTGGGACTAGCCTTATCCCGCCCGGCCCTCGCTCGTCGCCAGCGCCTTCTCGATACGCGCATCCGGAATCAGCCAAACCAGCGCCACCAGCACATACAGACTTTGCGCCAGCGTCGGCGACCAGAATGCCGACACCATTCCCGCCGCATAGACCACCGGCGAAGACTTCCCCTTCCAGTCGCTGCCCAGTGCCACTTTCAACAAGGACTTGTCACCCTGCGACGCGATGATGGTCTGCTGCAAAATCCAGTAAGCCACCGCCGCCATGAACAACACCCCGCCGTAAACCGCCGACGGCACGGCCGCGAAATGGTTTTCACCCATCCAGCCGGTGGTGAACGGAAACAGCGAAAGCCAGAACAGCAAATGCAGATTCGCCCACAAAATCGGCCCCGTCACGTTATGCGCCGTGTGCAGCATGTGGTGATGGTTGTTCCAGTAGATGCCGACGTAGACGAAGCTCAGCACATAACTGAAAAACACCGGTAGCAACGAGGCCAGCGCATCAATACTCTCGCCATGCGGCACTTTAAGTTCCAGCACCATGATCGTGATGATGATGGCCAGAACGCCATCGCTGAATGCTTCAAGGCGGGTTTTACCCATGCTTTCCTCCGTATTTGGAAATCTCCTTTGTCAGAGACCGTTGCGTCAACGAATCGTGCGATGCCCACAAAAAAAGATCTGAGCAGGCGCTACTTCCAGGCACATTTCGACGCCTAAACCATTTCAGTGGTGTTTTGACCTTTCTCAACGCGGCACCTTACCGCATCGTCAAGGAAATGGCCTTCACCGCCCTGCCTGTCACGGCACAACGTGCCGAAAGTGTCGGCATGATCAACCACGTTGTTGAAAATGCGGAAATTGAAGCCTTTACTTTCGATCTGGCACGCGGCATCACGAAAAATGCACCGCTGTCGATTTCCGTCATCAAGGAGCAATGGCGAATTGTTGCCGGCGCCCACCCCATGAGCCCGCAAGGTTTCGAACGCGTCGCCGGCCTGCGCCGCGTCGTCTACGACAGCACCGATTATCAGGAAGGCATCCGCTCCTTCAAGGAGAAGCGCAAGCTAGTTTTTACGGGCAAGTGAACAAACAGGGCGCAGGTGTCTCGGGGCAAGGCGAAGATGGCGTCGCTGCGTTTGGCTTTTTTGTCGCTACTATCCGGTCGCAACCCGATTCAAG
The nucleotide sequence above comes from Betaproteobacteria bacterium. Encoded proteins:
- a CDS encoding glycine zipper 2TM domain-containing protein, with the translated sequence MSALGLAGVLAISGCAPIYGPGWEKDYPPVAYSRDLYPGYGSVQAIDLIRHENNSGIGVGAIAGAVIGGIIGHQVGEGNGNTAATVIGAAGGALIGHEIEKQNQPQGDQFRLTIRMENGGYQTVIQNTDFVDLRIGDRLHIDDGGTVRRY
- a CDS encoding DUF3149 domain-containing protein, which codes for MAWNLLFTSDIGLLSLFTIVFILGMAVYLIRYASKHSHDEEKEAQAANIHLPGAR
- a CDS encoding DUF1211 domain-containing protein — protein: MGKTRLEAFSDGVLAIIITIMVLELKVPHGESIDALASLLPVFFSYVLSFVYVGIYWNNHHHMLHTAHNVTGPILWANLHLLFWLSLFPFTTGWMGENHFAAVPSAVYGGVLFMAAVAYWILQQTIIASQGDKSLLKVALGSDWKGKSSPVVYAAGMVSAFWSPTLAQSLYVLVALVWLIPDARIEKALATSEGRAG